One Desulfocurvibacter africanus subsp. africanus DSM 2603 genomic region harbors:
- a CDS encoding small ribosomal subunit Rsm22 family protein produces the protein MCPESQDPRSAGSLPRPSACLFPPLTAEAARLLEGYGLIAAKVLDLKPKHRRELPFSIRRLSHELTDERAQGFAPKYMSDAASLAAYVAFFLPWNLYRLTRLLSGLELDLPDNAVCVDLGSGPLTAVQALWIAKPELRQRKLRFFCLDRAAQPMRVGLNLFRALVGQDTPWRIELVQGAMGARLPARADLLIAANVLNEFSTRTGEGREERMAQSLARQTTENARMLLVEPGTRTGGRLLSALRTELAEEGFMPLAPCTHVAECPMPGTTGKAWCHFQFGVVGAPQWLQRMSEDVGFRRRGVALSFLYTGRGEAARSPADISGVRMISDVFELTGVGFRAGRYGCAEAGLVIAAGDEHELKRLPSGCLWRPRQQPEEPLRDAKTDAIILPLEPLNEPRRAARPDMREEAQKSAREVGGRPRPAYVPKPNKAPGILKVRNMALQAFRAGQSEERETGEGVRKSGHGPQREPAGTTAKPWAGKVRDDKFKGGKPFPGKPGPQSRQGRPGDFEASPYAGKSERPRETGPEHRGKFKPKPAFGGSKSNKPFPGKPDFKGRQGRPEDFEASAYAGKTERPREAGPERRGKFKPKPAFGGPKSGKPFSGKLGPKGRQGKPEDFEASPYAGKAERPREAGPERRGEFKPRAAAGHSERGYAPRGQAEGRRFEKRGTGPSGEKPKSFGKGKPHFDQRKPSTQRHGQPAGQKADKAYGPRDGRPSERGGRAPERESGRPERADRRGAQNTNGRPEQRRDLRPDERKTKSRPDSDERESRGRDERKPRGPKRSRGSGKGGR, from the coding sequence ATGTGCCCTGAATCGCAAGACCCTCGGTCCGCGGGCAGCCTGCCCCGGCCCTCCGCCTGCCTCTTTCCTCCATTAACCGCCGAGGCCGCCCGGCTGCTGGAGGGCTACGGCCTGATCGCGGCCAAGGTCCTGGATCTGAAACCCAAACATCGCCGCGAGTTGCCGTTCAGTATCCGCCGTCTGTCGCACGAGTTGACCGACGAGCGGGCTCAAGGCTTCGCGCCGAAATACATGAGTGATGCAGCCAGCTTGGCTGCTTACGTGGCCTTCTTTCTGCCCTGGAACCTTTATCGGCTTACGCGGCTGCTGTCCGGCCTGGAGTTGGACCTGCCCGACAATGCGGTCTGCGTGGATCTCGGTTCCGGCCCGCTTACCGCCGTGCAGGCGCTGTGGATTGCCAAACCCGAGCTGCGCCAACGCAAGTTGCGCTTCTTCTGCCTGGACCGTGCCGCACAGCCCATGCGCGTGGGGCTGAACCTCTTTCGGGCTCTGGTGGGCCAGGACACGCCCTGGCGTATCGAGTTGGTGCAAGGCGCCATGGGCGCGCGGCTGCCAGCGCGGGCTGATCTGCTCATCGCGGCCAATGTGCTCAACGAGTTTTCAACGCGTACGGGCGAGGGCCGCGAGGAGCGCATGGCCCAAAGCCTCGCTCGCCAGACAACCGAAAATGCCCGCATGCTGCTGGTGGAGCCCGGCACGCGCACGGGAGGGCGGCTCCTGTCGGCCTTGCGCACCGAGTTGGCCGAGGAGGGCTTCATGCCCTTGGCGCCCTGCACCCACGTAGCCGAATGCCCCATGCCGGGCACGACCGGCAAGGCCTGGTGCCACTTCCAGTTCGGCGTGGTCGGCGCTCCCCAATGGCTGCAGCGCATGTCCGAGGACGTGGGCTTCCGCCGGCGCGGCGTGGCGCTGAGCTTTCTCTACACCGGTCGGGGAGAAGCCGCGCGTTCGCCCGCGGATATATCGGGCGTGCGCATGATTTCAGATGTTTTCGAGCTGACCGGGGTCGGATTTCGCGCTGGCCGCTACGGCTGCGCGGAAGCCGGACTCGTGATCGCCGCCGGCGACGAGCACGAACTCAAGCGTCTGCCTTCGGGCTGCCTGTGGCGTCCACGCCAGCAGCCCGAGGAACCGCTACGCGATGCCAAGACCGATGCGATCATCCTGCCCTTGGAGCCGCTGAATGAGCCGCGGCGTGCGGCGCGTCCCGATATGCGCGAAGAGGCGCAAAAGAGCGCGCGCGAAGTAGGCGGGCGGCCCAGGCCCGCATATGTGCCCAAGCCGAACAAGGCTCCAGGAATCCTCAAGGTGCGCAACATGGCCCTGCAGGCGTTTCGCGCGGGGCAATCCGAGGAGCGTGAGACCGGAGAGGGCGTCCGCAAGTCAGGCCATGGCCCGCAGCGGGAACCGGCAGGCACGACCGCCAAGCCCTGGGCCGGCAAGGTCAGGGATGACAAGTTCAAGGGCGGCAAGCCGTTTCCCGGCAAGCCTGGGCCCCAGAGCCGGCAGGGCAGGCCGGGGGACTTTGAGGCTTCGCCATACGCGGGCAAGTCTGAGCGGCCGCGCGAGACGGGTCCAGAGCACAGGGGCAAGTTCAAGCCCAAGCCAGCCTTCGGCGGGTCGAAGAGCAACAAACCGTTTCCCGGCAAACCTGATTTCAAGGGCCGACAAGGCAGGCCGGAGGATTTCGAAGCCTCTGCATACGCGGGCAAGACTGAGCGTCCGCGCGAGGCGGGGCCAGAGCGCAGAGGCAAGTTCAAGCCCAAGCCAGCCTTCGGCGGACCGAAGAGCGGCAAGCCGTTTTCCGGCAAGCTTGGCCCCAAGGGCCGACAAGGCAAGCCGGAGGACTTTGAGGCTTCGCCATATGCGGGCAAGGCTGAGCGTCCACGCGAGGCGGGGCCAGAGCGACGGGGCGAGTTCAAGCCCAGGGCGGCAGCCGGGCATTCCGAGCGTGGATATGCCCCGCGTGGACAAGCCGAAGGCCGCCGCTTCGAGAAACGTGGCACCGGGCCGTCCGGTGAAAAGCCCAAGAGCTTTGGCAAGGGCAAGCCCCACTTCGACCAGCGAAAGCCCTCGACACAACGGCATGGCCAGCCGGCAGGTCAGAAAGCGGACAAGGCTTACGGGCCGCGCGACGGCCGTCCGTCCGAGCGCGGAGGACGTGCGCCCGAGCGGGAGAGTGGTCGCCCTGAACGCGCTGATCGCCGTGGTGCTCAGAACACCAATGGGCGCCCTGAACAGCGCCGAGACCTTCGGCCGGACGAGCGCAAAACCAAGAGCAGGCCGGATAGCGACGAGCGGGAATCCCGGGGACGTGATGAGCGCAAGCCGCGCGGCCCCAAGCGTAGTCGCGGCTCCGGCAAGGGCGGCAGGTGA
- the lipB gene encoding lipoyl(octanoyl) transferase LipB — protein MIVRDLGLVPYVEAEVLQLERLAEVAAGAEETLFLLEHPKVVTVGRHGGEEHLHVPASALAGLGVGYVRSARGGKITCHFPGQLVAYPIVRLDRRPGGVRRFVTLLEDTAIGLLAGYGITARRFDDRPGVWTERGKIASVGIAVRRWTTWHGLSLNVAADTSLFELITLCGLSGVRPASMEGELGRRVDMDEVRHDFGERFVRGFAQTLAHPALAQD, from the coding sequence GTGATCGTTCGCGATCTGGGACTCGTTCCCTACGTTGAGGCCGAGGTCCTGCAACTTGAACGCCTGGCCGAAGTGGCTGCCGGCGCGGAAGAGACGCTCTTCCTGCTGGAGCATCCCAAGGTCGTCACCGTGGGCCGCCATGGCGGTGAAGAGCATCTGCACGTGCCCGCCTCGGCCCTGGCCGGGCTCGGCGTCGGCTACGTGCGCTCGGCCAGGGGCGGCAAGATCACCTGCCATTTCCCCGGCCAGCTCGTGGCCTATCCCATAGTGCGCCTGGACCGGCGACCCGGCGGCGTGCGCCGCTTCGTGACCTTGCTGGAGGATACGGCCATCGGGCTGCTGGCTGGATACGGCATCACGGCCCGTCGCTTTGACGACCGACCGGGAGTGTGGACCGAGCGTGGCAAGATCGCCTCGGTAGGCATTGCCGTGCGGCGCTGGACCACCTGGCATGGGCTGTCCCTGAACGTGGCGGCGGATACCAGCCTGTTCGAGCTCATCACCCTTTGCGGCCTGTCCGGAGTGCGGCCCGCCTCGATGGAAGGCGAGCTGGGCCGGCGGGTGGACATGGACGAGGTACGGCATGACTTCGGCGAGCGGTTTGTCAGAGGCTTCGCGCAAACCCTTGCGCATCCCGCCCTGGCTCAGGATTGA
- the lipA gene encoding lipoyl synthase, which yields MRIPPWLRIELPRGKGFSCTGALLGDLRLNTVCRSARCPNIFECYSRKVATFLILGAQCTRGCAFCNIGLGRPEPVDPDEPARVSEAVGRLELRHAVITSVTRDDLPDGGSTHFAAVLRRIRADHPQVSTEVLIPDFQGDRQALETVLAAEPGILNHNVETAPGLYPRIRPQAVYARSLELLRTAKELAPEASTKSGLMVGLGETDEEVRGVIRDLHAAACDIVTVGQYMRPSRKHPEVERYVHPDTFEGYAAYGRSLGVPHMFCAPLVRSSYNAELFARKETGA from the coding sequence TTGCGCATCCCGCCCTGGCTCAGGATTGAGCTGCCGCGGGGCAAGGGGTTTTCCTGCACCGGCGCTTTGCTGGGCGACCTGCGCTTGAACACGGTGTGCCGCTCGGCGCGCTGCCCCAATATCTTCGAGTGCTACTCGCGCAAGGTGGCGACCTTTCTGATTCTCGGCGCGCAGTGCACGCGCGGCTGCGCCTTCTGTAACATCGGCCTGGGCAGGCCCGAGCCCGTGGATCCGGACGAGCCGGCTCGCGTATCCGAAGCCGTGGGTCGCTTGGAGCTCAGGCACGCGGTCATAACTTCCGTGACCCGCGACGATCTGCCCGATGGCGGATCGACGCACTTCGCGGCCGTGCTGCGGCGAATCCGCGCCGACCATCCGCAAGTCTCCACCGAGGTGCTCATCCCAGATTTCCAGGGAGACCGGCAGGCTCTGGAAACCGTGCTGGCCGCCGAGCCCGGAATCCTCAACCATAATGTGGAGACCGCGCCCGGCCTTTACCCCCGCATCCGTCCACAAGCCGTGTACGCCCGCAGTCTGGAGCTGCTGCGCACGGCCAAGGAATTGGCTCCGGAGGCTTCTACCAAAAGTGGGCTCATGGTCGGCCTTGGGGAAACGGACGAGGAAGTGCGCGGGGTCATCCGCGACCTGCACGCCGCGGCCTGCGATATCGTCACGGTGGGCCAGTACATGCGGCCTTCGCGCAAACACCCTGAGGTCGAACGCTACGTGCATCCGGACACGTTCGAGGGATACGCGGCCTACGGCCGCTCCCTGGGCGTTCCGCACATGTTCTGCGCCCCGCTGGTGCGTAGCAGCTATAACGCGGAATTGTTCGCTAGAAAGGAAACGGGCGCGTAG
- a CDS encoding TIGR04211 family SH3 domain-containing protein, with amino-acid sequence MAAAHRLSFAIVFAFIFFVASPAWSAYYVTDEHEFTLRTGPNTTHKIIQMLPTGSSLELLEDGDEWARVRTEKGREGWVAKRFIMQEMPKAMVLDQARKRYAQLQEDSKTALEQARALGVENKDLQVSLESAKAELARVSQEYETLRAESSEVIELKQQYQTASVGLESISDLVAKLTKENESLLSAESLNWFLAGAAAVLVPWLLGSVVGRFGGKRRERISF; translated from the coding sequence ATGGCTGCTGCGCATCGCCTCTCTTTCGCGATCGTATTCGCTTTCATATTTTTTGTCGCAAGCCCTGCTTGGTCCGCCTACTACGTCACGGATGAACATGAGTTCACCCTGCGCACGGGGCCGAACACCACACACAAGATCATCCAGATGCTGCCCACGGGCTCTTCGCTGGAGCTGCTTGAGGATGGAGACGAGTGGGCCAGGGTCCGCACGGAGAAAGGCCGTGAGGGCTGGGTGGCAAAGCGCTTCATCATGCAGGAGATGCCCAAGGCCATGGTTCTGGACCAGGCGCGTAAGCGTTATGCCCAGCTCCAGGAGGATTCCAAAACGGCCCTGGAGCAGGCCAGGGCCCTCGGCGTCGAGAACAAGGATCTTCAGGTCAGCCTGGAAAGCGCAAAGGCCGAATTAGCTCGCGTCAGCCAGGAGTATGAGACCCTGCGCGCCGAATCGAGCGAGGTTATCGAACTCAAGCAGCAATACCAAACGGCCTCGGTCGGTCTGGAGAGTATCTCGGATCTGGTGGCCAAGCTGACCAAAGAAAACGAATCCCTGCTTAGCGCAGAAAGCCTGAACTGGTTCCTGGCCGGCGCGGCCGCGGTGCTCGTGCCGTGGCTGCTGGGCTCCGTCGTGGGCCGCTTTGGCGGCAAGCGCAGGGAGCGCATTTCTTTCTAG
- the recJ gene encoding single-stranded-DNA-specific exonuclease RecJ produces MSSTESQHVSQARRWIFRHSDQAPAETESWAHELGISPLLAALLWQRGLRTLRDMDVFLSPGLRHLAKPGDFPGLDDAARVLAQGLEQGLPMAVWGDYDVDGVTATALVTDVLARRGFAVRHYLPNRMEEGYGLNLQGIEQLAAEGVRLLLTVDCGITSTVEIDRARELGMTVVVTDHHLPGSELPAAHGMCNPRLAPCPCESLAGVGVAFLLMAAVNRLLPGSPCDMREVLDLVALGTLADVVDLNGQNRILVKNGLLLIAEGRRPGIFALKEAACYNPTAPMGAGQVVFGLAPRINAAGRLGQADLALELLLAPDRETARPLAAKLDAMNSERKHEEERITAEALAQAETQLHRVGLVLSSPGWHHGVIGIVASRMVEAFYRPVLILSEEDGLLKGSGRSIDEFDLHQGLCACAALLTGFGGHRQAAGLRLRSSELDALREAFDQAVRTQVGDAPLAPRMKLDGLLAFGLIDQRLLRELELLQPFGMGNPEPVFLHSGAMVRAHRIFAGKHVSLDLRDEASGVTLKAKAWRQAESLPHAVLGKPISLAFTPKINSYNGLDQIELHIKDWKPA; encoded by the coding sequence ATGAGCAGCACTGAATCGCAGCACGTTTCCCAAGCGCGCCGCTGGATTTTTCGCCACTCCGATCAAGCCCCGGCCGAGACTGAAAGCTGGGCTCACGAGCTGGGCATCTCGCCGCTTCTGGCAGCCCTGCTCTGGCAACGCGGCTTGCGCACCTTGCGCGACATGGACGTGTTCCTGAGTCCGGGTTTGCGGCACCTGGCCAAGCCCGGTGATTTCCCAGGATTGGATGACGCGGCCCGTGTGCTGGCCCAAGGTTTGGAGCAGGGCCTGCCGATGGCCGTGTGGGGCGACTACGACGTGGACGGCGTCACGGCCACGGCACTGGTCACGGATGTGCTGGCCCGCCGCGGCTTCGCCGTGCGCCATTATCTGCCGAACCGCATGGAGGAAGGCTACGGCCTCAACCTGCAAGGCATCGAGCAGCTCGCGGCCGAAGGCGTGCGCCTGCTACTTACCGTGGACTGCGGCATCACCAGCACGGTCGAGATCGACCGAGCCCGCGAGCTGGGCATGACCGTGGTGGTCACGGACCACCACCTGCCGGGCAGCGAACTGCCCGCAGCCCACGGCATGTGCAACCCGCGCCTGGCTCCCTGCCCCTGCGAATCCCTGGCCGGCGTGGGCGTGGCCTTCCTGCTCATGGCGGCGGTCAATCGTCTTCTGCCCGGTTCTCCCTGCGACATGCGCGAGGTGCTCGATCTCGTGGCCCTGGGCACCTTGGCCGACGTGGTGGATCTGAATGGACAGAACCGCATCCTGGTCAAGAACGGACTGCTGCTCATCGCCGAGGGACGCAGACCGGGCATCTTCGCCCTCAAGGAGGCCGCCTGCTACAACCCCACGGCGCCCATGGGCGCGGGACAGGTGGTCTTCGGCCTGGCTCCGCGCATCAACGCCGCCGGCCGCCTGGGCCAGGCCGATCTGGCTTTGGAGCTGCTGCTGGCCCCGGATCGCGAGACAGCCAGGCCTTTGGCCGCCAAGCTCGACGCCATGAACAGCGAGCGTAAGCACGAAGAAGAACGCATCACGGCCGAGGCCCTTGCCCAAGCAGAGACGCAGCTGCACCGCGTCGGATTGGTGCTCTCCTCGCCCGGCTGGCACCACGGGGTCATCGGCATCGTGGCCTCGCGCATGGTCGAGGCCTTCTACCGGCCCGTGCTCATCTTGAGCGAGGAGGACGGTCTGCTCAAGGGCTCGGGCCGCAGTATCGACGAATTCGATCTGCACCAGGGCCTGTGCGCGTGCGCCGCGCTGCTGACCGGCTTCGGCGGTCACCGCCAGGCCGCCGGGCTCAGGCTGCGCTCCTCGGAGCTGGATGCCTTACGCGAAGCCTTTGACCAGGCCGTGCGCACTCAGGTCGGCGATGCGCCGCTTGCCCCGCGCATGAAACTGGATGGCCTATTGGCCTTCGGTCTCATCGACCAGCGCCTGCTGCGCGAACTGGAGCTTCTGCAACCCTTCGGCATGGGCAACCCGGAGCCGGTTTTCCTCCATTCCGGGGCCATGGTCCGCGCACACCGCATCTTTGCCGGCAAGCATGTCAGTCTGGACCTGCGCGACGAGGCTTCGGGCGTAACCCTCAAGGCCAAGGCCTGGCGCCAGGCCGAAAGCCTGCCGCATGCGGTTCTTGGGAAGCCCATCAGTCTGGCCTTCACGCCCAAGATAAACTCCTACAACGGACTTGATCAGATCGAGTTGCACATCAAGGACTGGAAACCGGCCTGA
- the pyrF gene encoding orotidine-5'-phosphate decarboxylase, translating into MAELIIALDFPHAEQALSMARTVRGEADWVKIGLELFTAAGPRVVTDMKELGLKVFLDLKFHDIPNTVRGAVRSAANLGVDMLTLHASGGRDMLEAAREASLTSRQSPLLFAVTVLTSMSAEDTALLGRSDVPGLVRDLAHASGQAGLDGVVCSALEAKLVKEDSRGKLACLTPGIRLATSSDGARADDQKRVADPAFAVTQGSDYLVVGRPITGAQDPAAAIRAFQRAMAEAGPAKRKPEDGAWNG; encoded by the coding sequence GTGGCGGAGCTCATCATCGCTCTGGACTTCCCGCACGCGGAGCAAGCCTTGTCCATGGCGCGAACCGTGCGCGGCGAGGCCGACTGGGTCAAGATCGGCCTGGAGCTGTTCACCGCCGCCGGCCCGCGCGTGGTGACGGACATGAAGGAGCTTGGGCTCAAGGTATTCCTGGACCTCAAGTTTCACGACATTCCCAATACCGTGCGCGGCGCGGTGCGTTCCGCCGCCAATCTCGGGGTCGACATGCTCACCCTGCACGCCTCGGGCGGCCGGGACATGCTGGAAGCCGCGCGCGAGGCAAGCCTGACTTCGCGGCAGTCACCGCTGCTCTTCGCCGTAACGGTGCTCACGAGCATGTCGGCCGAGGACACGGCCCTGCTCGGCCGAAGCGACGTGCCAGGGCTGGTGCGCGACCTGGCCCACGCAAGCGGGCAAGCCGGCCTGGACGGCGTGGTCTGCTCGGCGCTGGAGGCCAAGCTCGTCAAGGAGGATTCCCGAGGCAAGCTGGCTTGTTTGACGCCCGGCATCCGCCTGGCCACATCGTCTGACGGCGCAAGGGCGGACGACCAAAAGCGCGTGGCCGATCCGGCCTTTGCCGTAACCCAAGGCTCCGACTACCTGGTGGTAGGCCGCCCGATTACCGGTGCGCAGGACCCGGCCGCGGCGATCCGCGCCTTTCAGCGCGCCATGGCCGAGGCCGGCCCGGCCAAGAGAAAGCCAGAGGACGGGGCATGGAACGGATAA
- the gmk gene encoding guanylate kinase yields the protein MTSSLLGQAYIICAPSGTGKSTLIKRLLSDLPGFAFSVSCTTRAPRAGEVNGRDYHFVTRAEFERMRGLGHFAEWAEVHGNFYGTPLAEARALLESGRDIIFDIDVQGALQLKQTIPDGCFIFLLPPSRQALVERLSRRASDGPEVIARRLANARNEIRQAPEFQYLIVNADLDQAYAQLRAVVVAQKLAPERNPGLVDSILAGWSD from the coding sequence ATGACAAGTAGTCTCCTGGGCCAAGCCTACATTATCTGCGCCCCGTCCGGCACAGGCAAGTCGACGCTCATCAAGCGACTGCTCTCCGACCTGCCGGGTTTCGCCTTCTCCGTGTCCTGCACCACTCGCGCTCCGCGCGCCGGCGAGGTCAACGGCCGCGACTATCACTTCGTCACCCGCGCCGAATTCGAGCGGATGCGCGGCCTGGGCCATTTCGCGGAATGGGCCGAGGTGCACGGGAACTTCTACGGCACCCCTCTGGCCGAGGCGCGGGCCCTCCTGGAAAGCGGCCGGGACATCATCTTCGATATAGACGTGCAGGGCGCCTTGCAACTCAAGCAGACCATTCCCGACGGCTGTTTCATCTTCCTGCTGCCGCCCTCGCGCCAGGCCCTCGTGGAGCGCCTCTCCCGACGCGCCAGCGACGGTCCCGAGGTCATCGCCCGCAGGTTGGCCAACGCCCGCAACGAAATTCGCCAGGCGCCCGAGTTTCAGTACCTTATCGTCAATGCCGACCTGGATCAGGCCTATGCCCAGCTCCGGGCCGTGGTAGTGGCCCAGAAGCTGGCCCCTGAGCGCAATCCAGGGCTCGTGGACTCCATTCTGGCAGGCTGGTCCGACTAG
- a CDS encoding DUF370 domain-containing protein produces the protein MQKSRLLNIGFGNFVVASRVVSIVNPSSSPMRRLREDAKGSGRLIDATQGRKTRSIIVTDSNHVILSAIQAETIAQRFGAEEEDHDK, from the coding sequence ATGCAGAAATCAAGACTGCTCAATATCGGCTTCGGCAACTTCGTGGTCGCCTCGCGCGTGGTGTCCATCGTCAACCCGTCCTCGTCGCCCATGCGCCGGCTGCGCGAGGACGCCAAAGGCAGCGGCAGGCTCATCGACGCCACCCAGGGCCGCAAGACGCGCTCCATCATCGTCACCGACTCCAACCACGTCATCCTCTCCGCCATCCAGGCGGAGACCATCGCCCAGCGCTTCGGCGCCGAGGAAGAGGACCATGACAAGTAG
- a CDS encoding YicC/YloC family endoribonuclease translates to MPRSMTGYGRSELTSPQWTLTWEIRSVNSRFLDIKWRTPHNLRGLEADWERTVREEASRGRLDIYLHFQPHGSGTAMLATLNTELAKQMLAQMSKLAEDMGQDYRPDYNRLLSLSVLWQESVAEPDPQLVTDLDKSLRETLRVWNITRGQEGKTLLADLQARFTELGSLLERIRERVPQVLQDKTTTLAERIRAMVEQAGVEISDDRMLQEVAILTDKLDVSEELTRLSMHLSRMDKVLQSKGEVGRQLDFLLQETFREINTCGTKSQDAEMSRLAVDFKTLLEKCREQVQNIE, encoded by the coding sequence ATGCCGCGCAGCATGACAGGATATGGCAGATCAGAACTGACCAGCCCCCAATGGACCCTGACCTGGGAGATACGCAGCGTCAACAGCCGCTTCCTGGATATCAAATGGCGCACTCCGCACAACCTGCGCGGCCTTGAAGCCGACTGGGAACGCACTGTGCGCGAGGAAGCCTCGCGAGGCCGCCTGGACATCTACCTGCACTTCCAGCCCCATGGCAGCGGCACGGCCATGCTCGCCACGCTCAACACCGAGCTGGCCAAGCAGATGCTGGCCCAGATGTCCAAGCTTGCCGAGGACATGGGCCAGGACTACCGACCCGACTACAACCGCCTGCTGTCACTTTCGGTCCTGTGGCAGGAGTCCGTGGCCGAGCCGGACCCGCAGTTGGTGACCGACCTGGACAAGAGCCTGCGCGAAACGCTGCGCGTTTGGAACATCACGCGTGGTCAGGAAGGCAAGACCTTGCTCGCCGACCTGCAGGCCCGTTTCACCGAGTTGGGCAGTCTGCTCGAGCGCATCCGCGAACGCGTGCCCCAAGTACTGCAGGACAAGACCACGACACTCGCCGAGCGCATCCGTGCCATGGTCGAGCAGGCCGGAGTGGAGATTTCGGACGATCGCATGCTCCAGGAAGTGGCCATCCTCACGGACAAGCTGGACGTGTCCGAGGAATTGACTCGCCTGTCCATGCACCTTTCACGCATGGACAAGGTCTTGCAGAGCAAGGGAGAAGTAGGCCGGCAGCTCGACTTCCTCTTGCAGGAGACCTTCCGCGAGATCAACACCTGCGGCACCAAGAGCCAGGATGCCGAGATGAGCCGTCTGGCGGTGGATTTCAAGACCTTGCTTGAAAAGTGCCGGGAGCAAGTGCAGAACATCGAGTAG
- a CDS encoding MiaB/RimO family radical SAM methylthiotransferase: MITDMDQRRTFAIRTLGCKINQYESQALREAWLARGWSEVDMRRARVVLFNSCAVTADAVRTLRGQVRQVHRVNQEAEIVITGCAAQVLSAELADLVDMARVVLVNQPRKAGLASYPDIGPALPKSAFPPLCISDFKRARPVLKIQDGCSHGCTYCIVPQGRGPSRSRPMADILAEARRLLASGFREIILGGINLRHFGRDLPGAPDLWDLLAVLDSELAPEWAGRARLRLSSLDPAQLGGKALDTLAASRLVCPHLHLSLQSLSPEILRSMGRGHYAPEEIEGFLRELERVWPTFALGADLLVGFPGETDGHFEQTLTALDRLPLTYAHVFPYSKRPGTRAASMANQVSTREKKERVGQLRALADKRKAAFMRHLLTRDKLAVIMEKPGRKAELSGICEFYVECSFASPPGQAGFKALACGRPLAVADGRMILAPGIEHP; encoded by the coding sequence ATGATAACAGACATGGATCAAAGACGAACCTTCGCCATCCGCACTCTCGGGTGCAAGATCAACCAGTACGAGAGCCAAGCCTTGCGCGAAGCATGGTTGGCCCGGGGCTGGTCCGAAGTCGACATGCGCCGGGCTCGGGTGGTGTTGTTCAATTCCTGTGCGGTCACGGCCGACGCCGTACGGACCCTGCGCGGTCAGGTCCGTCAGGTGCACCGTGTTAATCAGGAAGCCGAGATCGTGATTACAGGCTGTGCGGCCCAAGTCTTGTCGGCCGAGTTGGCGGATCTGGTCGACATGGCCCGCGTGGTCCTGGTGAACCAGCCACGCAAAGCCGGGCTGGCTTCATACCCCGACATCGGTCCGGCGCTGCCGAAGTCCGCCTTTCCGCCCCTGTGCATTTCGGATTTCAAACGTGCCAGGCCGGTGCTCAAGATTCAGGACGGCTGTTCCCACGGCTGCACCTATTGCATCGTGCCGCAAGGCCGCGGCCCGAGCCGCAGCCGCCCCATGGCCGATATCCTGGCCGAGGCCCGTCGGCTGCTGGCCTCTGGTTTTCGTGAAATAATCCTCGGCGGCATCAATCTGCGCCACTTCGGTCGCGATCTGCCCGGCGCGCCGGACCTGTGGGATCTGCTGGCCGTCCTGGACTCCGAGCTGGCCCCGGAGTGGGCAGGCCGCGCCAGGCTACGCCTGAGCTCCCTGGACCCTGCTCAGCTCGGTGGCAAGGCCCTGGATACGCTGGCCGCCTCAAGGCTGGTCTGTCCGCACCTGCACCTGTCCCTGCAGAGCCTGTCGCCGGAGATCCTGCGTTCCATGGGCCGTGGCCACTACGCCCCCGAGGAGATCGAGGGCTTTCTGCGCGAACTCGAAAGAGTATGGCCCACGTTCGCCTTGGGCGCCGATCTGCTGGTGGGCTTTCCGGGGGAAACCGACGGGCATTTCGAGCAGACATTGACCGCCCTGGATCGCCTGCCCCTGACCTACGCGCACGTCTTCCCCTATTCCAAACGGCCCGGCACTCGCGCGGCAAGCATGGCCAACCAAGTCTCGACCAGGGAGAAAAAAGAGAGGGTCGGGCAGTTGCGTGCTTTGGCCGATAAACGCAAGGCTGCTTTCATGCGTCATCTGCTGACCAGGGATAAACTAGCTGTGATCATGGAAAAGCCCGGTCGCAAGGCCGAGCTGTCCGGTATCTGCGAATTTTATGTGGAGTGCAGCTTCGCAAGTCCGCCAGGCCAAGCCGGATTCAAAGCCCTGGCCTGCGGCCGCCCTTTAGCCGTGGCCGACGGACGCATGATACTCGCTCCCGGCATCGAGCATCCATGA
- a CDS encoding tetratricopeptide repeat protein: MSKRHVREIPVILALFLLAATHACGYYRGNLALNRGDYREGVRLLEQAVAEHPDWANARIDLGRAYLYLGRDVEARAQLASSAALRPSEWRAIYYLAVADILDGQAAKGLARFDASVYPLELFLKKDILYMTEALISRGLPRQEFLDAARNLLNEAERRQMMREMSSND, translated from the coding sequence ATGTCCAAGCGGCACGTCCGTGAAATCCCTGTCATCCTGGCCTTGTTCCTGCTCGCTGCCACACATGCCTGCGGATACTACCGGGGCAATCTGGCCCTGAACCGCGGAGACTACCGGGAGGGCGTCAGGCTGCTTGAGCAGGCCGTGGCTGAACACCCGGACTGGGCCAATGCGCGCATCGATCTGGGCCGGGCCTATCTTTATCTGGGCCGGGACGTGGAAGCCAGGGCGCAGCTTGCGTCCTCGGCCGCCCTGAGACCATCGGAGTGGCGGGCCATTTATTACCTGGCCGTGGCCGACATCCTCGACGGGCAGGCAGCGAAGGGGTTGGCGCGTTTCGATGCCAGCGTCTATCCGCTGGAGCTGTTCCTGAAAAAGGACATCCTGTACATGACCGAGGCTCTGATCAGCCGCGGGCTGCCGCGCCAGGAATTCCTGGACGCGGCAAGGAACCTGCTCAACGAGGCGGAAAGACGGCAAATGATGCGGGAGATGAGCAGTAACGACTAG